The following proteins are co-located in the Candidatus Poribacteria bacterium genome:
- a CDS encoding diaminopimelate epimerase: MDKIPFMKLSGAGNDFVIINNLAGIVDSTDTDFVQKLCQRRMSVGADGVLLVEKADDVDFRMRYFNADGGEVETCGNGARCISKFAYLNGLVSEQMRFLTNAGIYESEIVGQNVKVRMSDPTDIRLNVPLQLADGMHTIGFANSGVPHVVFFVEDLEGTDVFDLGQQTRYHNDFKPAGTNANFIRIQSPGLIDIRTYERGVEDETLACGTGSIASAIVAATLGKVVSPVAVKTASGVELKIHFDVENGEAQNVYLEGDARVIYVGELTTDAWNY, encoded by the coding sequence ATGGATAAAATACCCTTTATGAAACTCAGTGGTGCAGGCAATGACTTCGTCATCATCAATAATTTGGCGGGAATCGTTGATAGCACCGATACAGATTTTGTGCAAAAACTCTGCCAACGCCGTATGTCCGTCGGGGCTGATGGTGTGCTCCTCGTCGAAAAGGCAGATGACGTTGACTTTCGCATGCGCTACTTCAATGCTGACGGCGGTGAGGTGGAAACGTGCGGGAACGGTGCACGATGTATCTCCAAATTCGCCTATCTGAATGGGCTCGTGTCCGAACAGATGCGATTTCTGACGAACGCCGGGATTTATGAATCCGAAATAGTCGGTCAGAACGTTAAAGTACGTATGAGCGATCCTACGGACATCCGACTCAACGTGCCACTCCAATTGGCAGATGGAATGCACACGATCGGATTCGCGAATAGTGGCGTGCCGCACGTCGTCTTCTTCGTTGAGGATTTAGAAGGAACGGATGTCTTTGACTTGGGACAGCAGACGCGGTATCACAACGATTTCAAACCCGCTGGCACCAACGCCAATTTTATCCGAATTCAGTCCCCAGGGTTAATTGATATTCGGACCTATGAGCGCGGTGTTGAAGACGAAACGCTCGCTTGTGGCACCGGGTCAATCGCTTCTGCTATTGTTGCGGCGACGTTAGGAAAGGTCGTATCTCCGGTTGCCGTCAAAACGGCGAGTGGGGTCGAATTGAAGATTCACTTCGATGTGGAGAACGGTGAAGCACAAAACGTCTATCTTGAAGGCGATGCTCGTGTGATCTATGTCGGTGAACTCACAACAGACGCATGGAATTATTAG
- a CDS encoding 4-hydroxy-tetrahydrodipicolinate synthase, whose translation MFQGSYVALVTPFKDDESLDEAKLKELIQFQLDGGTHGIVPCGTTGESPALSEAEHDRVIELTVETVNGKVPIIAGTGSNSTTRTLRATEHAKAAGADAALIVTPYYNKPTQEGLYAHYMKIADTVDIPIVIYNVPGRCGTDILSPTIARLAEHPNIIALKEATGELKRASEVVDLCPDDFVVLSGDDVNTLPIMAVGGKGVISVVANIAPADVAEMCNAFHAGNLELARKLHYKTLALAVDLFIETNPIPAKTALQLMGKLNGKLRLPLAPMEPANLESLRKTVSEAGLI comes from the coding sequence ATGTTTCAAGGCTCTTATGTTGCACTCGTCACACCGTTTAAGGACGATGAATCGCTTGACGAAGCGAAACTCAAGGAACTGATTCAATTTCAGCTTGACGGCGGTACACACGGCATCGTCCCGTGTGGCACAACAGGTGAATCCCCTGCGCTGTCTGAGGCTGAACATGATAGGGTGATAGAACTCACCGTTGAAACTGTGAATGGGAAAGTGCCTATTATCGCGGGTACAGGGTCCAACTCAACGACACGCACGTTGCGCGCAACAGAGCATGCCAAAGCTGCGGGCGCGGATGCGGCGCTGATTGTTACGCCCTATTACAACAAGCCTACGCAAGAAGGGTTGTATGCCCACTACATGAAAATCGCTGACACAGTGGACATCCCGATCGTCATCTACAACGTTCCGGGACGTTGTGGTACCGACATCCTTTCACCCACGATTGCCCGGCTGGCTGAACATCCAAACATCATCGCACTCAAGGAAGCGACGGGTGAACTCAAACGCGCCAGTGAGGTTGTCGATTTATGTCCCGATGATTTCGTTGTGCTTTCGGGCGATGATGTGAACACACTGCCGATCATGGCTGTCGGCGGTAAAGGCGTGATTTCCGTTGTGGCGAACATCGCACCCGCAGATGTCGCCGAGATGTGCAATGCTTTCCACGCCGGGAATCTTGAACTGGCACGCAAACTCCACTACAAAACGTTGGCACTGGCAGTGGATCTCTTTATTGAGACGAACCCGATTCCTGCGAAAACCGCCCTCCAACTGATGGGCAAACTCAATGGGAAATTGCGGTTGCCGCTCGCACCGATGGAGCCCGCGAACCTTGAGTCCTTACGCAAGACGGTTTCGGAAGCGGGGTTGATTTAA
- a CDS encoding type II toxin-antitoxin system HicB family antitoxin: MNENVFDGFAVKVFLDEDGDYLAHFVEMPNVSAFANTPEDALKERAVAWQGVKESYRKHSELIPQASLLRTEGNSLNIPEESQHESQ, translated from the coding sequence GTGAACGAAAATGTATTTGATGGATTTGCTGTGAAGGTGTTTCTTGATGAAGATGGGGATTATTTGGCTCATTTTGTCGAGATGCCGAACGTGTCAGCATTTGCAAATACGCCTGAGGATGCCTTGAAAGAACGCGCTGTGGCTTGGCAAGGTGTTAAAGAGAGTTATCGCAAACATAGCGAACTTATACCGCAAGCATCCCTACTGAGAACGGAAGGAAACTCTCTCAATATCCCTGAAGAATCGCAGCATGAATCGCAGTGA
- a CDS encoding type II toxin-antitoxin system HicA family toxin, with translation MNRSEALLHKARRNPNGLKFREFERLMRRYGWTQRRQRGSHRTWYSPEGYRIIVQPERSMAKGYQVRQFLRQYNKEAANENE, from the coding sequence ATGAATCGCAGTGAAGCCTTGCTACACAAGGCGCGACGAAATCCGAATGGCTTGAAATTCAGAGAGTTTGAACGACTTATGCGTCGGTATGGTTGGACACAGCGCCGCCAACGTGGGAGTCACCGAACTTGGTACTCACCGGAGGGATACAGGATCATTGTTCAACCTGAGCGCTCGATGGCAAAGGGCTACCAAGTTCGACAATTTCTTAGACAATACAACAAGGAAGCAGCAAATGAAAACGAATAA
- a CDS encoding type II toxin-antitoxin system HicB family antitoxin, with protein sequence MKTNNHDDFDGFMINVFFDEDGDYLAHLVELPNVSAFGATPSEALTELKTAWELMKECYQADGEPLPQAPSRKGYEGPLNIPVDAQLYHALADEAAKSGMSLYALVAQKLSEPVSADGNRNHLSRKLNSKSLSEP encoded by the coding sequence ATGAAAACGAATAACCACGACGATTTTGACGGATTCATGATTAATGTATTCTTTGATGAAGATGGTGATTATCTGGCACATCTCGTGGAACTTCCCAATGTCTCTGCTTTCGGTGCGACGCCTTCCGAGGCACTGACTGAATTGAAAACCGCTTGGGAGTTGATGAAAGAATGTTATCAAGCGGATGGTGAACCTTTGCCACAAGCTCCCTCGCGCAAAGGTTACGAAGGTCCGCTCAATATCCCTGTTGATGCTCAATTGTATCATGCCTTGGCAGACGAAGCAGCAAAGTCTGGAATGAGCCTTTACGCACTTGTAGCACAAAAACTGTCTGAACCAGTCTCAGCCGATGGTAACAGGAACCACTTGTCAAGAAAACTCAACTCAAAATCCCTATCCGAACCATAG
- a CDS encoding type I restriction enzyme HsdR N-terminal domain-containing protein, with amino-acid sequence MVAFVIDVDLIKNLHIHHILPIKRNFNRIEDTIVKNPLIIVECKALGNKGDGIEQLKGYLCARDTPFGILAVGPKQGNWKYHKNHGGYKFETLSPRKTFETQVTDRVNSEATVAGKIEERVNQAIEKQKNKLQADFQKRVTDLEDNQQKQKNKLEQKLRFEYKNNETNLQADFQKRVTDLEGNQQKLLNEARKDSFKNGFWAGAISIVVLVIVVAIAASCG; translated from the coding sequence ATGGTTGCGTTTGTTATCGATGTGGATTTGATAAAAAATCTGCATATTCATCATATTTTGCCTATTAAAAGAAATTTCAATCGTATTGAGGATACCATTGTAAAAAATCCTCTAATCATTGTTGAGTGTAAAGCCTTAGGAAACAAGGGAGATGGTATTGAACAGTTGAAGGGTTACTTATGTGCAAGAGATACGCCTTTCGGTATATTGGCAGTAGGTCCCAAACAAGGTAATTGGAAATATCATAAGAACCATGGCGGCTACAAATTTGAAACGCTTTCTCCTCGTAAAACTTTTGAAACTCAAGTTACTGACCGAGTAAATAGTGAAGCGACTGTGGCAGGAAAAATTGAAGAACGTGTTAATCAAGCAATAGAAAAGCAGAAGAACAAATTGCAAGCAGATTTCCAGAAGAGAGTAACAGATTTGGAGGATAATCAGCAAAAGCAGAAGAACAAACTTGAACAAAAACTCAGATTCGAATACAAAAATAATGAAACAAACTTGCAAGCAGATTTCCAGAAGAGAGTAACAGATTTGGAGGGTAATCAGCAAAAGTTGCTGAATGAAGCCCGAAAAGATAGTTTCAAAAATGGATTTTGGGCCGGTGCTATTAGCATTGTTGTTCTAGTTATTGTAGTTGCAATTGCTGCCTCATGCGGTTAA
- a CDS encoding ABC transporter ATP-binding protein — MIEVKNVSLLFGTTTALDNLSLRVQGGAVGLLGPNGAGKSTLIKTLLGFLKPNQGTATVFGLDVQTDALEIRQQVGYMPEDECLIPGMNAVQFVSYAGELCGMPRRDALQRAHEVLYYVGLDEERYRTVDGYSTGMKQRVKLAQALVHDPKLLLLDEPTNGMDTSGREEMLELVKDIAIDKNINVILSSHLLPDVEFACQEIVALSHGSVAIQGQIHALKENKGHSFDLKIVGDNEAYITALEHHNFQVELHPDKRLRVTSDSQEQTETTFFFKLAHETGVQVRQLRGVKHTLEDIFAEVMRVDSQ; from the coding sequence ATGATTGAAGTAAAAAATGTCTCACTTTTATTTGGCACGACGACCGCATTAGATAACCTTTCACTGCGAGTCCAGGGCGGTGCTGTCGGTTTACTCGGACCCAACGGCGCGGGCAAAAGTACTTTAATAAAAACACTCCTCGGCTTCCTGAAACCCAACCAAGGCACAGCCACTGTATTCGGGCTGGATGTGCAGACGGATGCGTTGGAAATTCGGCAACAAGTTGGGTACATGCCGGAGGACGAATGCTTAATTCCGGGTATGAACGCCGTCCAATTCGTCTCCTATGCCGGAGAACTCTGTGGAATGCCGAGACGAGATGCGTTGCAACGCGCACACGAGGTCCTCTATTACGTCGGTTTAGACGAAGAACGCTATCGAACCGTAGACGGATACTCCACAGGCATGAAACAGCGTGTAAAGTTAGCACAGGCACTGGTCCATGACCCGAAGCTACTCCTTCTCGACGAACCCACAAACGGAATGGATACAAGCGGTAGAGAAGAGATGCTCGAACTCGTCAAGGACATAGCAATCGACAAAAACATCAACGTCATCTTATCCTCGCATCTGCTCCCGGATGTGGAGTTCGCATGTCAAGAGATTGTTGCACTATCACACGGTAGTGTCGCTATTCAAGGACAGATACACGCACTCAAAGAGAACAAAGGACACTCTTTTGATTTGAAGATTGTGGGGGACAATGAAGCTTATATCACCGCTTTGGAACACCACAACTTTCAGGTTGAACTCCATCCCGATAAACGCCTGCGGGTTACGTCTGACAGTCAGGAGCAGACAGAAACAACATTCTTCTTCAAACTTGCGCATGAGACAGGGGTCCAGGTGCGTCAGCTCCGAGGGGTGAAACATACGTTAGAAGATATTTTCGCTGAGGTGATGCGTGTGGATTCACAGTAG